Proteins from a genomic interval of Nocardia sp. BMG51109:
- a CDS encoding helix-turn-helix transcriptional regulator, protein MIANDDPEDTETTLPRRQLGRLMRESREATGMTTDRAGMLIGVDKSTISRLERGRTGRVQMLIIKALCDLYGVDAEKRAVIMDLAQQKPVRSWWSKYSDVMTSKYGIYVQLEAAASEIAVFQSLIVPGLAQTRDYATAVNQRHFDDPAELERSVSLRLKRQHLVTRNRNPLHVHMIITESVVRTTVGSPATMAAQTRHLADLGTLDNVTVQVLPMSSGLPVGAGIAPFVIVTFPRDGQGKPIEPTTVYAESHLIGDVYLERREDVRQCRSTFHILSEASLDDRASRALLREVAQGYDRYH, encoded by the coding sequence ATGATTGCCAACGACGATCCCGAGGACACCGAGACCACCCTGCCGCGCCGCCAACTCGGTCGGCTGATGCGCGAATCCAGGGAAGCTACCGGCATGACCACCGACCGCGCGGGAATGCTGATCGGTGTCGACAAGTCGACGATCAGCCGTCTCGAGCGGGGCCGGACGGGCCGAGTTCAGATGCTCATTATCAAAGCACTGTGCGACCTGTACGGAGTCGACGCCGAAAAGCGCGCGGTCATCATGGATTTAGCGCAGCAGAAACCGGTCCGCTCATGGTGGAGCAAATACAGCGACGTCATGACGTCCAAGTACGGCATCTATGTCCAATTGGAAGCCGCCGCAAGCGAAATCGCGGTGTTCCAATCCCTGATCGTGCCGGGCCTGGCACAGACCCGCGACTACGCCACGGCAGTCAATCAGAGGCACTTTGACGACCCCGCGGAGCTGGAACGCAGCGTGTCGCTTCGCCTCAAACGGCAACATCTCGTCACACGTAATCGAAACCCGTTGCACGTCCACATGATTATTACCGAATCGGTGGTACGTACCACGGTCGGCAGTCCGGCGACGATGGCCGCGCAAACCCGCCACCTCGCTGACCTGGGAACGCTCGACAACGTGACCGTTCAGGTCCTGCCCATGTCGAGCGGCCTGCCGGTGGGGGCCGGTATCGCCCCGTTCGTCATCGTCACGTTTCCCAGGGATGGGCAGGGCAAGCCGATCGAGCCGACGACCGTCTACGCGGAGAGCCACTTGATTGGTGATGTGTACCTCGAAAGACGGGAAGACGTTCGCCAGTGCCGTTCGACGTTCCATATCTTGTCCGAGGCATCATTGGATGACCGGGCGAGCAGAGCCCTGTTGAGAGAGGTAGCACAAGGCTATGACCGATACCATTGA